The Tripterygium wilfordii isolate XIE 37 chromosome 4, ASM1340144v1, whole genome shotgun sequence genome has a window encoding:
- the LOC119996492 gene encoding kinesin-like protein KIN-13B yields the protein MNAVGRRMSRSNSTAYHQRQYSENFLDASFDGKWLHSSSQDFSLYGGVGGVQGSRTTRKSPDSSIPPVFSRSFSMRKVGDENISPGELSPGLIDIHSFDTELLPEVRSRYENYSYSVHARRRSYDDTEPHIAANKITSRSRGSLENNLLKSFSSDKERSNSVAKIKVVVRKRPLNKKEIWKKEEDIIAVEPNSSSLTVYEAKLKVDLTEYVEQHGFVFDTVLSENVSNDQVYSETVEPIVPLIFQRTKATCFAYGQTGSGKTYTMQPLPLKASQDIFRLMYHKYQNQGFQLHVSFFEIYGGKLFDLLNDRKKLCMREDGKQQVCIVGLQEYRVSDVETIKDFVEKGNATRSTGTTGANEESSRSHAILQLAVKRSANGSETKPARLVGKLSFIDLAGSERGADTTDNDKQTRIEGAEINKSLLALKECIRALDNDQGHIPFRGSKLTEVLRDSFVGDSRTVMISCISPSSGSCEHTLNTLRYADRVKSLSKGTGSKRDSLYSSSNLRDSTTLSLSSALPAEPTVGDGINDVTNEMNRFGWSKDSKPIEKEASPPLKVDRVPSGRVEGKSVATLHSECYRGQDNGIAEDDSYEKDKPSLKNNKGGTYQISAPKDKGITSTFHSDEDLNALLKEEESLISAHHKQVEETIEIVREEMDLLVEADQAGYQVDSYISKLSAILSQKAAGILRLQTRLAEFQKHLNEHHILVSHSSS from the exons ATGAACGCGGTGGGGAGACGGATGTCTAGATCGAATTCGACGGCGTACCACCAGCGTCAGTACTCTGAAAACTTCCTTGACGCCTCCTTCGACGGAAAATGGCTCCACTCCTCCTCAcag GATTTCAGTCTCTACGGCGGAGTTGGAGGAGTTCAGGGTTCGAGAACGACCAGGAAATCACCGGATTCTTCAATTCCCCCTGTTTTCTCTCGCTCCTTCAGCATGAGGAAGGTTGGAGATGAAAATATTTCCCCGGGAGAGCTCAGTCCCGGTTTGATTGATATCCATTCTTTTGACACAGAGCTGCTGCCAGAG GTTCGCAGTCGTTACGAAAATTATTCATATTCTGTGCATGCTAGAAGGAGAAGCTATGATGATACTGAGCCACATATAGCTGCAAACAAAATTACCAGTAGGTCTCGGGGTTCACTTGAGAATAACCTTCTTAAGAGCTTTTCATCTGATAAAGAGAGATCCAACAGTGTTGCTAAGATCAAAGTAGTG GTACGCAAGAGAccattaaacaaaaaagaaatatggaAGAAAGAGGAAGATATTATTGCTGTAGAACCAAATTCCAGTTCACTTACTGTTTATGAGGCAAAACTCAAG GTTGACTTAACAGAATACGTGGAGCAACATGGATTTGTTTTTGATACGGTGCTGAGTGAAAATGTGTCAAATGATCAA GTGTACTCAGAGACGGTGGAGCCCATTGTTCCTCTAATCTTCCAACGCACAAAAGCTACATGCTTTGCATATGGGCAAACAG GGAGTGGAAAAACTTATACTATGCAACCACTGCCCCTGAAAGCATCCCAAGATATTTTCAGATTGATGTACcataaatatcaaaatcaagGCTTTCAGTTGCATGTTAGTTTCTTTGAGATCTACGGAGGCAAACTTTTTGATCTCCTCAACGATCGGAA AAAGCTTTGCATGAGGGAGGATGGAAAACAGCAAGTATGCATTGTAGGTTTGCAAGAATACAGAGTATCTGATGTTGAGACCATAAAAGATTTTGTTGAGAAAGGAAATGCTACAAGAAGCACAGGCACGACTGGCGCAAATGAGGAGTCCTCCCGATCACATGCTATACTTCAGCTTGCTGTAAAAAGATCAGCCAATGGATCTGAAACAAAACCGGCAAGACTTGTTGGGAAGCTCTCTTTCATAGATCTTGCTGGAAGTGAGCGCGGTGCTGATACTACAGATAATGATAAGCAGACCAG AATTGAAGGTGCTGAAATTAACAAAAGCTTACTCGCTTTGAAAGAATGCATTAGAGCCCTTGATAATGACCAGGGTCACATTCCTTTCAGAGGGAGTAAGTTGACTGAAGTTCTTAGAGACTCCTTTGTTGGGGACTCCCGCACTGTCATGATATCATGTATCTCACCAAGCTCAGGATCTTGTGAACATACTCTTAACACATTAAGATATGCTGACAG GGTGAAGAGCCTATCGAAAGGGACTGGCTCCAAGAGAGATTCATTATATTCTTCTTCAAACCTCAGAGACTCAACAACATTGTCTTTGTCTTCAGCTTTGCCAGCTGAACCAACCGTTGGCGATGGCATAAATGATGTTACCAATGAAATGAACAGATTCGGGTGGTCCAAAGACTCTAAACCGATTGAAAAAGAAGCATCTCCACCTCTTAAAGTGGATCGTGTTCCTAGTGGAAGGGTAGAGGGAAAATCTGTTGCTACTCTCCATTCTGAATGTTACAGGGGTCAGGATAATGGGATTGCTGAAGATGATTCCTATGAAAAAGATAAACCATCATTAAAGAACAATAAGGGAGGGACTTACCAAATATCAGCTCCTAAGGACAAGGGGATAACTAGCACTTTCCATTCAGATGAAGATCTTAATGCCCTCTTGAAG GAAGAGGAAAGCCTCATATCAGCTCATCATAAACAAGTGGAGGAGACCATAGAAATTGTTAGGGAG GAGATGGACCTATTAGTTGAGGCTGACCAAGCAGGCTATCAAGTAGACAGTTATATATCTAAATTAAGTGCCATCCTTTCCCAGAAGGCTGCAGGTATTTTGCGACTGCAGACCCGCTTGGCAGAATTTCAGAAGCATCTCAATGAGCATCACATTTTAGTATCTCATTCCAGTAGCTGA